One genomic region from Leptolyngbyaceae cyanobacterium JSC-12 encodes:
- a CDS encoding hypothetical protein (IMG reference gene:2510097578) → MNAQSLTSNSALLSSTIPLDATFASLQAPLSSTTTSTLDSLAPFRASSLLFIDSTVGDYSTLAAAAPGTEVHILDSTQDAIAQITTTLSGRRDLSSLHIVSHGASGSLQIGRNGLSLDNLPTYSQALQSWANALTEDADILLYGCNVAEGDWGRAFVQILSQLTQADVAASTDVTGQGGNWSLEYQQGAIEAELPFQLDALTHYRGTLSGPILINEFRRAGTFDNTEYIEFVLTIDQTAAQLESLYFGDSTAATNGKFGVYRFQNLAAIAPFFKAGTIITIGGTTAIPTEDLTYNPLPSAGDAAWNLALQVQGSYVQWLNPPNQGDFAATDVVWVDSSSTGISSIHSVNWDATPGTFGAAATVTLTTAPNNGATGIVEFLGDNTQIATAAQYSVNTAGSLGLPNGGTNSTYITALRNPMPASKTDYDGNGTSDLIQYDLLGGPVNLHLMQGSTVLNTITLGALGYGWQLVDLADFDGNNQADLLWHNPITGENALWLIQGTTLMTGVYLPSTGPKTDWRVVGVKDLDLNGTPDILWRSNKLETTAFWLMSGVNLFATGLLPARSRDWFIGGVEDVNNDGFADILWRNANTGTNEFWLMNSTTIAGTITLPTLPTQWVPYYLDRFDNDTQPDLLWRNYSTGEISIWKLNSGSFVNAINVAIPSNGAGWALLDKQDLDGNGTPDLIVRNYTTGQDAVWMLDNAAYTGTVVINTVAGAWDILA, encoded by the coding sequence ATGAATGCTCAATCATTAACCTCAAACAGCGCACTCCTAAGTTCAACTATTCCTCTGGACGCAACTTTCGCATCGTTGCAAGCGCCCTTGTCTTCTACAACAACCTCGACATTAGATTCGCTTGCACCGTTTCGAGCGTCCTCCCTGCTTTTTATTGATTCCACTGTTGGGGATTATTCCACGCTAGCGGCTGCGGCTCCAGGAACAGAAGTCCACATTCTTGATTCAACTCAAGACGCGATCGCCCAGATCACTACAACCCTCTCAGGGCGTCGCGATCTTTCCAGTTTGCATATTGTGTCTCATGGAGCGTCGGGAAGCCTACAAATCGGCCGGAATGGGCTATCGCTCGATAATCTTCCAACCTATTCCCAGGCACTCCAGTCATGGGCAAATGCCCTCACCGAGGATGCTGATATTCTGTTATATGGCTGCAATGTTGCCGAGGGAGATTGGGGTCGGGCGTTTGTGCAGATTCTCAGCCAATTAACCCAGGCAGATGTGGCCGCCTCTACTGATGTCACAGGTCAAGGGGGAAACTGGAGCCTGGAATATCAGCAAGGAGCGATTGAGGCTGAGTTGCCATTTCAACTGGATGCTCTTACTCACTATCGCGGTACGTTAAGCGGGCCTATCTTGATCAACGAGTTCCGCCGAGCAGGAACCTTTGATAATACGGAATACATTGAGTTTGTGCTAACGATTGATCAAACAGCGGCTCAACTTGAAAGTCTTTACTTCGGAGATTCCACAGCAGCAACCAACGGCAAGTTTGGAGTTTATCGATTTCAAAATTTAGCTGCGATCGCCCCCTTCTTCAAAGCAGGCACGATTATCACCATTGGCGGTACAACTGCTATCCCCACCGAAGACTTAACTTATAATCCTTTACCCTCTGCGGGCGATGCAGCCTGGAACCTGGCATTGCAGGTACAAGGCTCGTATGTGCAATGGCTTAACCCACCGAATCAAGGTGATTTTGCGGCAACAGATGTAGTCTGGGTAGATAGTAGTTCCACTGGCATTAGTTCTATTCATTCAGTGAATTGGGATGCCACTCCTGGTACGTTTGGGGCAGCCGCTACTGTGACTCTTACCACCGCACCTAACAACGGCGCAACCGGCATCGTGGAATTTTTAGGAGACAATACCCAAATTGCTACAGCCGCTCAATATAGCGTCAATACCGCTGGAAGCTTGGGGCTTCCTAATGGGGGCACAAATTCCACCTACATTACCGCCTTACGCAACCCAATGCCAGCTTCTAAGACAGACTACGATGGCAATGGGACATCCGACTTAATCCAGTACGATCTTTTAGGTGGTCCGGTCAATCTGCACCTGATGCAGGGAAGTACGGTGCTCAATACTATCACCCTTGGAGCACTAGGCTATGGATGGCAGTTGGTTGATTTGGCAGATTTTGATGGCAACAATCAAGCCGATTTGCTCTGGCATAACCCGATTACAGGCGAAAATGCCCTCTGGCTGATCCAAGGTACCACGCTGATGACAGGGGTTTATCTACCATCAACCGGACCAAAAACAGATTGGCGTGTTGTAGGGGTCAAAGACTTGGATTTGAACGGAACCCCCGATATTCTCTGGCGCTCTAATAAGCTTGAAACTACGGCTTTTTGGTTAATGAGTGGTGTCAATCTGTTTGCTACTGGTCTTTTACCAGCGCGATCGCGGGACTGGTTTATTGGCGGAGTAGAAGATGTCAACAATGATGGCTTTGCCGATATTCTCTGGCGCAATGCGAATACGGGCACCAATGAGTTTTGGCTGATGAATTCCACCACGATTGCTGGTACGATTACGCTTCCCACCCTACCCACGCAATGGGTTCCTTACTACCTGGATCGGTTTGATAACGACACTCAGCCCGATTTACTCTGGCGCAACTATTCCACGGGAGAAATCTCCATTTGGAAACTGAACAGCGGCAGTTTTGTCAATGCCATTAATGTTGCTATTCCAAGCAATGGAGCAGGTTGGGCATTATTAGACAAACAAGACCTGGACGGTAACGGCACCCCCGACCTGATCGTGCGCAACTACACCACCGGGCAAGATGCAGTTTGGATGTTGGATAATGCTGCTTATACTGGAACCGTAGTCATCAATACAGTTGCTGGAGCCTGGGATATTCTGGCTTGA
- a CDS encoding serine/threonine protein kinase (IMG reference gene:2510097585~PFAM: Protein kinase domain), which yields MVPPIPLGTLLRQRYLIQVILGQGGFGRTYLAIDQERFDERCVLKEFSVPYQDEALLQKSQTLFQREASTLYQIQHPQIPRFWAAFEDKQRLFLVQDFVDGPTYRCLLNERRRQGQTFSEQEVCYFLDKLLPVLTYIHDRGIIHRDISPENIILKSQVDVPNRHVGTTEAGLPVLIDFGAVKEATNHWPLTSVVTRVGKIGYAPPEQLQTGQVYPNSDLYSLAATCLALLTGKEPRSLLDSQTLEWRWQSYANVSPELAAILGRMLHVYPGDRYQYAQEVWQDLQPLLDSKTFTQPAFTDVATEEMSAIYPASLSSTLLNSTERMQPNEQLASTESSIRLSSSRFPSRTKPRSQLHPARNKNLQLVMAAAFLLGTALAGSLLWRLWTKPVNSTGEVWVSGEKLPPSEVSKIIQSHGINSANSVVQAPSPPSDSTIQREVAVSVAPPQRIEFPPGKISTSLRGTLQTHNLQSYVLSATQGQILTATLNGAGVIMNVLRSNQEGIDPAAYQTRSWTGQLPANDQYLIQISGTGEYTLDVAITPTSRPTQEQIERVSFARGSNGTTVTGSIAPDQIRRYLLRAKQGQLVLTKVLQGSVNLSAIAPNGQRIGGTTATSKDWQGSLPMDGDYVIEVSAPQAETYALSFEIF from the coding sequence ATGGTTCCTCCAATTCCATTAGGAACCCTTTTAAGGCAGCGATACTTGATCCAAGTCATATTAGGGCAAGGCGGATTTGGTCGTACCTATCTTGCAATTGATCAAGAGCGATTTGACGAGCGCTGTGTTCTTAAAGAGTTTTCGGTTCCATATCAGGATGAAGCGCTTTTGCAAAAGTCGCAAACGTTATTTCAGCGTGAAGCTAGTACTCTTTATCAAATTCAGCATCCTCAGATTCCTCGATTTTGGGCAGCCTTTGAAGATAAACAACGGCTATTTTTGGTGCAGGATTTTGTTGATGGACCAACCTATCGATGTTTGTTGAATGAACGGCGGCGACAGGGGCAAACCTTCTCTGAGCAAGAGGTTTGTTATTTTTTAGACAAGTTGTTGCCTGTCCTCACCTATATCCATGATCGTGGCATCATCCATCGCGACATCTCCCCTGAAAATATCATCCTGAAATCTCAAGTAGATGTTCCCAATCGCCATGTAGGGACAACTGAAGCGGGCTTACCAGTTTTGATTGACTTTGGTGCTGTAAAAGAGGCAACCAATCACTGGCCCCTTACCTCAGTTGTGACCCGTGTTGGAAAAATTGGCTACGCACCTCCAGAGCAATTACAGACTGGGCAGGTGTATCCTAATAGCGATTTATATTCTCTGGCAGCAACGTGTCTTGCGCTACTGACGGGAAAAGAACCCCGATCACTACTGGATAGTCAAACCCTGGAATGGCGGTGGCAATCTTATGCGAACGTGAGTCCTGAGTTAGCGGCGATTCTGGGACGGATGCTGCATGTGTATCCTGGTGATCGTTACCAATATGCCCAAGAAGTATGGCAAGACCTGCAACCGCTGCTAGACTCTAAAACCTTTACTCAACCTGCATTCACTGATGTGGCTACTGAGGAAATGAGCGCAATTTACCCTGCTTCATTGTCTTCCACTCTGTTGAATTCTACTGAGCGAATGCAGCCCAATGAGCAATTGGCAAGCACCGAATCTTCTATCCGACTGTCATCTAGTCGCTTTCCTTCACGTACCAAACCGCGATCGCAGTTACATCCAGCTAGGAACAAAAACTTACAGCTTGTAATGGCAGCGGCATTTTTGTTAGGCACTGCGTTAGCCGGATCTTTACTGTGGAGATTGTGGACGAAACCCGTAAATTCTACAGGCGAGGTGTGGGTATCTGGTGAAAAATTGCCCCCATCGGAAGTGTCCAAAATCATCCAATCCCATGGAATAAATTCTGCAAACTCTGTAGTGCAAGCTCCTTCTCCTCCATCTGATTCAACAATTCAGCGAGAGGTTGCTGTCAGTGTCGCCCCGCCTCAGCGCATTGAGTTTCCTCCGGGCAAGATTTCTACCAGCCTGCGAGGAACCCTACAAACTCATAATCTTCAGTCTTATGTTTTGAGCGCTACCCAGGGACAAATTCTTACCGCAACGCTGAATGGCGCTGGCGTGATCATGAATGTACTGCGCTCAAACCAGGAAGGCATCGATCCAGCCGCCTACCAAACCCGTAGTTGGACAGGGCAACTCCCTGCAAATGACCAGTATTTGATTCAAATTTCTGGAACGGGTGAATATACTCTGGATGTGGCGATTACTCCTACCTCGCGCCCAACTCAAGAGCAAATAGAGCGAGTTTCTTTTGCCAGAGGGTCGAATGGTACCACCGTTACCGGGAGCATTGCACCTGACCAGATTCGACGGTACTTGCTTAGAGCCAAACAGGGACAGTTAGTGCTAACGAAAGTGCTTCAAGGCTCGGTTAACCTGAGCGCGATCGCGCCAAACGGACAGCGTATTGGTGGGACGACAGCTACTTCAAAAGACTGGCAAGGATCGTTACCAATGGATGGAGATTATGTG
- a CDS encoding putative low-complexity protein (IMG reference gene:2510097577~PFAM: Pentapeptide repeats (8 copies)), with protein sequence MKLQLLPIATLVTSFSFALPAYSENIEHTRQLLSTRYCPQCDLSRAGLVFADLAGANLMQANLVQANLSRANLQGADLRGANLVGVSLNGAILVGARLDGANLTGADLRGAYLTGASLQGAVTEGAYLQGAVGLTANIGKVEDFYRWAIEDERQKNYVSAANNFTQVIERKPDFAPAFIGRSAARLQGGDLKGAIADARRAESLFAAQGDAANAEIANKIATALEKPPEERPKKGGGFGNFLVGLLGGALQLFLTRFPIPFF encoded by the coding sequence ATGAAATTGCAACTCCTTCCCATCGCCACCCTGGTGACTTCGTTTAGCTTCGCACTTCCGGCTTATAGCGAAAACATTGAACATACTCGCCAACTGTTATCAACGCGGTACTGCCCTCAATGCGATTTGAGTCGGGCTGGGCTGGTTTTTGCGGATCTGGCTGGGGCAAATCTGATGCAAGCTAATTTAGTGCAGGCAAATTTGAGCCGAGCAAATTTGCAAGGAGCCGATTTGCGAGGAGCGAATCTGGTTGGGGTGTCGTTGAATGGTGCCATTTTGGTGGGAGCACGGCTGGATGGAGCTAATTTAACTGGCGCTGATTTGCGGGGAGCCTATTTAACTGGAGCCAGTTTGCAGGGGGCGGTTACGGAAGGAGCATATTTGCAGGGGGCAGTTGGCTTAACAGCGAATATTGGGAAGGTTGAGGATTTTTATCGGTGGGCAATTGAAGATGAACGGCAGAAAAACTATGTGTCTGCGGCAAATAACTTTACCCAGGTGATTGAGCGTAAGCCTGACTTTGCACCAGCATTTATTGGTCGATCTGCAGCGCGTTTGCAGGGGGGAGATTTAAAGGGGGCGATCGCTGATGCCCGCCGTGCCGAAAGCCTTTTTGCCGCCCAGGGAGATGCTGCAAACGCTGAAATTGCCAACAAAATAGCAACGGCGCTGGAGAAGCCACCAGAGGAACGCCCCAAGAAGGGAGGTGGGTTTGGTAACTTCTTAGTAGGGCTCCTGGGTGGTGCGCTCCAGCTATTTCTTACCCGATTTCCAATTCCGTTCTTTTAG
- a CDS encoding peroxiredoxin (IMG reference gene:2510097579~PFAM: C-terminal domain of 1-Cys peroxiredoxin; AhpC/TSA family): MHQDGCLRVGQSAPDFTATAVVDQEFKTIKLSDYRGKYVVLFFYPLDFTFVCPTEITAFSDRYEEFKSINTEILGVSVDSEFSHLAWIQTDRKSGGVGDLNYPLVSDIKKEISSAYNVLTDEGIALRGLFIIDKDGVIQHSTINNLAFGRSVDETLRTLQAIQYVQSHPDEVCPAGWKPGDATMNPDPVKSKDYFAAV; the protein is encoded by the coding sequence ATGCATCAAGATGGATGCTTGCGCGTTGGGCAATCTGCTCCTGACTTTACTGCAACGGCTGTTGTAGATCAGGAGTTCAAAACGATCAAACTTTCCGATTATCGCGGTAAGTATGTGGTTCTATTTTTCTATCCCCTAGACTTTACCTTTGTTTGCCCAACTGAAATCACCGCATTCAGCGATCGCTACGAGGAATTCAAGAGCATCAACACCGAGATTTTAGGAGTTTCCGTTGATAGCGAATTTTCTCATCTTGCCTGGATTCAAACTGATCGCAAATCTGGCGGTGTTGGCGACCTAAACTATCCTCTGGTGTCTGACATCAAGAAAGAAATCAGCAGTGCTTACAATGTGCTGACTGACGAAGGTATTGCCCTGCGCGGCTTGTTCATCATTGACAAAGATGGTGTAATTCAGCATTCAACCATCAATAACCTCGCTTTTGGTCGCAGCGTAGATGAAACTTTGCGGACTCTGCAAGCGATCCAATACGTGCAGTCTCACCCGGATGAAGTATGCCCTGCTGGTTGGAAACCCGGCGACGCAACCATGAACCCTGACCCTGTGAAGTCAAAGGATTACTTCGCGGCTGTGTAG
- a CDS encoding ferredoxin (IMG reference gene:2510097581), with translation MENLSGEISPLLSDASNRTGLEPELGGFLRETPDRSGLEPELGGVFRQKGVYVDEITCIGCKHCAHVARNTFYIEPDYGRSRVVRQDGDAEEIIQEAIDTCPVDCIHWVEYAELKRLEEERKYQVIPLVGFPIDYSLVRKKVKEKRDRRKKAR, from the coding sequence ATGGAAAATCTTTCAGGTGAGATTTCTCCGCTACTGTCTGATGCTTCAAATCGCACCGGGTTAGAGCCTGAGTTGGGAGGCTTTTTAAGGGAGACTCCGGATCGGTCGGGGTTGGAACCGGAACTGGGTGGCGTGTTCCGGCAGAAGGGGGTGTATGTAGACGAAATTACTTGTATTGGCTGTAAGCACTGTGCTCATGTTGCACGGAATACATTTTATATTGAGCCAGATTACGGGCGATCGCGGGTAGTGCGTCAGGATGGAGACGCAGAAGAAATTATTCAGGAAGCGATTGACACTTGCCCGGTTGACTGCATTCATTGGGTAGAGTATGCCGAACTCAAACGCCTTGAAGAGGAACGTAAATATCAAGTGATTCCTCTAGTAGGCTTCCCGATTGACTATTCTCTAGTTCGCAAGAAAGTCAAGGAAAAACGCGATCGCCGCAAGAAAGCTCGTTGA
- a CDS encoding Peroxiredoxin (IMG reference gene:2510097580~PFAM: AhpC/TSA family): protein MLTSTDFSGLFSDRFFKNLFPIPASNDLSYGAVTPDFVLPDITNGSTIQLSSYRGKQPVVLAFTRIFTEKQYCPFCFPHIKALNESYEQFRDRSIELLLITSTDKRQSQIVVQDLGLKMPLLSDPSCHVFRAYRTGQALGAPLPAQFVLDLQGRLCYKHQFSFLDHNASPELLLQSVSV, encoded by the coding sequence ATGCTAACTTCAACAGATTTTAGCGGGCTGTTTAGCGATCGCTTCTTCAAAAATCTTTTTCCGATTCCAGCCAGCAACGACTTGAGTTATGGTGCCGTCACACCCGATTTTGTGCTGCCAGACATTACAAATGGCTCAACAATTCAGCTTTCCAGCTATCGTGGCAAACAGCCTGTTGTGCTTGCTTTTACCAGGATTTTTACGGAAAAACAATATTGCCCGTTCTGCTTTCCCCACATCAAAGCCTTGAATGAGAGCTACGAACAGTTTCGCGATCGCTCCATCGAATTATTGCTGATCACTAGCACCGACAAGCGGCAAAGCCAAATTGTTGTTCAAGATCTGGGACTGAAGATGCCCTTACTCAGTGACCCATCTTGCCACGTTTTCCGAGCTTATCGGACTGGGCAAGCGCTGGGTGCGCCTCTGCCTGCCCAGTTCGTCTTGGATCTCCAGGGTAGATTATGCTACAAACACCAATTTTCCTTCCTCGACCACAATGCCAGCCCAGAGCTTCTATTGCAAAGCGTTAGTGTTTAG
- a CDS encoding hypothetical protein (IMG reference gene:2510097584), giving the protein MENVFVEPAIATSSAGCQAAPIGVGVLGFGGLGQAASRVLAPKHEMCWMAAADQKGFVYNPEGLDPDKCIAAYQTQGSLGYLEEIGTLSHDSISELIAKASQVEGYFLALPNLPNTFMASVARQFIQSGWQGVLVDAIKRTSAVEQLLDLSDELCAAGITYMTGCGATPGLLTAAAALAAQSYSEVHQVKITFGVGIANWEAYRATIREDIAHLPGYTVEQARAMTDADVEALLDQTNGILTLENMEHADDVMLELAGICSRDRVSVGGVVDTRNSQKPLSTNVQVTGRTFEGKISTHTFTLGDETSMAANVCGPAFGYLKAGVELHRRGIYGIFTSAEIMPKFVR; this is encoded by the coding sequence ATGGAAAATGTATTTGTAGAACCAGCGATCGCTACATCTTCCGCTGGTTGTCAGGCTGCTCCTATCGGTGTAGGAGTTCTTGGTTTTGGAGGGTTAGGTCAGGCTGCTAGTCGCGTATTAGCCCCTAAGCATGAAATGTGTTGGATGGCAGCCGCCGATCAGAAAGGATTTGTCTACAATCCAGAGGGGCTTGATCCAGACAAATGCATTGCAGCATATCAGACTCAAGGTTCGCTGGGTTATCTGGAAGAAATTGGTACTCTAAGTCATGACAGTATTTCAGAGTTAATCGCTAAAGCTAGCCAAGTTGAGGGATATTTTTTGGCACTGCCAAATTTGCCCAACACATTTATGGCATCAGTTGCCAGGCAATTTATTCAATCTGGGTGGCAGGGTGTATTGGTTGATGCCATCAAGCGCACTAGTGCAGTAGAGCAGTTATTGGATCTGTCTGATGAGTTGTGTGCCGCGGGAATTACCTACATGACTGGATGTGGTGCAACTCCAGGGTTGTTAACAGCAGCAGCGGCACTTGCTGCCCAAAGCTATAGCGAAGTTCACCAGGTAAAGATTACCTTTGGAGTCGGAATCGCTAATTGGGAAGCGTATCGTGCCACGATTCGGGAAGATATTGCCCATTTGCCGGGGTATACCGTAGAACAAGCTAGAGCGATGACAGATGCCGACGTGGAAGCGCTATTAGACCAAACCAATGGCATCTTAACGCTGGAGAACATGGAACACGCGGATGATGTCATGTTGGAACTGGCGGGAATCTGCAGCCGCGATCGCGTTTCGGTTGGCGGAGTGGTAGATACGCGCAACTCCCAAAAACCACTCAGTACAAATGTGCAAGTTACTGGACGAACATTTGAGGGCAAAATTTCTACCCATACATTTACCCTCGGCGACGAAACTAGCATGGCAGCCAATGTCTGCGGTCCAGCATTTGGCTATCTCAAAGCAGGTGTTGAACTGCATCGTCGTGGCATTTATGGCATTTTCACCTCGGCTGAAATCATGCCCAAATTTGTGCGCTAA
- a CDS encoding Protein of unknown function (DUF2997) (IMG reference gene:2510097583~PFAM: Protein of unknown function (DUF2997)), with product METLEFIIYPDGRVQEKVTGIVGASCAEVTAAIEAQLGQVLSQEMTSEYFAQKIEQSTVATNHTTFSEW from the coding sequence ATGGAAACCCTGGAATTTATCATCTATCCCGATGGACGGGTGCAAGAAAAGGTGACAGGCATTGTCGGCGCTTCCTGCGCTGAGGTAACTGCCGCCATCGAAGCTCAGCTAGGTCAGGTTCTCAGCCAGGAAATGACCTCTGAATATTTTGCCCAGAAGATTGAACAATCCACTGTGGCAACCAATCACACCACCTTTAGTGAGTGGTAA
- a CDS encoding Protein of unknown function (DUF1257) (IMG reference gene:2510097582~PFAM: Protein of unknown function (DUF1257)) → MSHFSQIKTQIRNLSSLQAALTDLGIDWKPGPQEVRGYREQTRTADVVIEQDNGYDIGFSWNGTEYELIADLQFWNQPTPVDHFLSKITQRYAFQTVLNESVQRGFQVSEQQQNSDGSIRLVLQRWGA, encoded by the coding sequence ATGTCACACTTTAGCCAAATAAAGACTCAGATTCGCAACCTGTCTTCCTTGCAAGCAGCGTTGACTGATCTTGGAATTGATTGGAAACCAGGACCGCAGGAAGTTCGTGGCTACCGCGAGCAGACCCGCACTGCTGATGTTGTTATTGAGCAAGATAACGGATACGACATTGGTTTTAGTTGGAACGGTACTGAATATGAGTTGATTGCCGATCTGCAATTCTGGAATCAACCCACTCCAGTAGATCATTTCTTGAGCAAAATTACTCAGCGATATGCCTTTCAGACTGTTTTGAATGAATCTGTTCAGCGGGGTTTTCAGGTTTCTGAGCAACAGCAAAATTCAGATGGTTCTATTCGTCTGGTTCTTCAACGTTGGGGTGCGTAA